The genomic segment TAACCGTCTTATATAGTGGGGATAGAAAGTTGTAAGTCGTAAGTTGTAAGTTATAAGGTGGAAAATAATGGCATATACGTTTAAGAATATAAAAGTGTGGCAGAGGGCGCATAGCTTGGTTTTGGAAATATATAAGGTTACGAAAACATTTCCAAAGAATGAGCAATATGGGCTATCGGCACAAGTAAGAAGGTCGGCTTCGTCGATTGCCACTAATATCGTTGAAGGATATAAAAGGCGTAGCCGTAAGGAGTTCAATCATTTTCTCAATATTGCAGATAGCTCCTTAGAAGAGACTAAGTATCATTTACTGCTATCATTAGAGTTATTTTATTTAAGCAGGCAAGATTATGAGAAATTATCGGTATTATCAGATGAAGTGGGACGAATGCTGGCCGGCTTTCAAAAAAGCTTAAAACTTACAACTTATAACTTATGACTTAAGTGAATATTCTTTACAAAAAGGAGGTGACGAATGTATAATATATCATTCTAATAAGTAAGATAATTATGTTATAAACCTAAAACAAAGAGAAGGAGCGCTTGTATGGTCAAGACCAAAGTTAAGGAAAAAGATTCGGTAAAGGAAGAGAAGAAAGAAGACATTAAGGATGCCACACAGGAACAGAAGGCGCAGGAGCAGAAGACAAAAGCTCTCGACCTTGCGCTGGAACATATCGAAAAACAGTTCGGGAAAGGCTCTATAATGAAGCTTGGGCAGGATTTCAAGCTCGACGTGCCGGCGATCTCGACAGGCTCGGTCACTATCGACGTCGCCCTTGGCGTTGGCGGAGTGCCGCGCGGCAGGGTCATCGAGATATTCGGGCCGGAATCGAGCGGAAAGACTACGCTTACTTTAAGCATAATCGCGAACGCCCAGAGGGCGGGAGGACAGGCCGCGTTTATAGACGCGGAGCACGCTTTCGACGCGGCTTATGCCAAAAAGCTCGGCGTTAACCTCGATAATCTCCTGATGTCGCAGCCTGATACCGGTGAGCAGGCGCTCGAGATAACGGAGACTCTCGTCCGGTCGAATGCCGTCGATGTCATAGTAGTGGACTCGGTCGCCGCGCTCACACCAAGGGCTGAGATTGAGGGCGATATGGGAGATTCTCATATGGGGCTCCAGGCGCGCCTCATGAGCCAGGCCTTAAGGAAACTGTCGGGCGTAATTGCCAAGTCCAAGACCTGCGTCATATTCATAAACCAGATACGCGAAAAGATCGGCGTCATGTTCGGGAACCCCGAAACTACGCCGGGCGGCAGGGCGCTCAAGTTCTACTCGTCTGTCAGGATAGACCTGCGCCGCATCGCATCGCTTAAGAAGGGCGAGGAGGTTGTGGGTAACCGCGTAAGGGCCTCGATCGTAAAGAATAAGGTGGCGCCGCCGTTCAGGAAAGCCGAATTCGACATAATGTACGATGAAGGCATATCGAAGTCCGGAAGCGTGCTCGATATGGCCGAGATCCTTGGCGTGACCCAGAAGAGCGGGTCATGGGTCCTATACGGCGAAGAGAAGCTGGGGCAGGGCAAGGAGAACGCCAGGGTATATCTTAAGGAAAATCCCAGGATGATGCAAAAGCTGGAGAAAGAGATACTGGAAAAGTCGATTAAGTAAGAGTTAAGGTAAGAAAGTTACGTAAAGTTAGAGAAGGTTAATTAAGGTTACGTAAGGTTGTTAGAGTCCTGGTAACCTTATGCAACATTCACTAACCTTACGTAACATTACGTAACTTTCATTGGTTGTAAGGGTTATTGTGGAATTCGATAAAATAAAAGCCCGGGCGAAGAACAACGCCTACATGCTGCTGCGGATGCGGCCGAGGAGCGAATCGGAGATACGAAGCCGCCTGAAGCTGAAGGGCTACGGGGAGGCCTTAATAGAGGGCATCGTCGGAGACCTGAAGCGGACAAGCGATATCAACGATGAGAAGTTCGCGCGTTTCTGGGTAGAGAGCCGTATGCATATGAATCCCGCAGGCAGCGTCGTATTGAAACACGAGTTGAAGCGGAAGGGCGTCAGTGACGCCATAATCAAAGCCGCTCTCGAGGAAAAGGAAAAGAATTACGACGAGTACGAGTTGGCGCTCAATATGGGGCGCGAGAGATTCGAGCGGTTGAAGAAGCTGGACAGGTCTAAGGCGATTAAACGCC from the Candidatus Omnitrophota bacterium genome contains:
- a CDS encoding four helix bundle protein, with the protein product MAYTFKNIKVWQRAHSLVLEIYKVTKTFPKNEQYGLSAQVRRSASSIATNIVEGYKRRSRKEFNHFLNIADSSLEETKYHLLLSLELFYLSRQDYEKLSVLSDEVGRMLAGFQKSLKLTTYNL
- the recA gene encoding recombinase RecA, with protein sequence MVKTKVKEKDSVKEEKKEDIKDATQEQKAQEQKTKALDLALEHIEKQFGKGSIMKLGQDFKLDVPAISTGSVTIDVALGVGGVPRGRVIEIFGPESSGKTTLTLSIIANAQRAGGQAAFIDAEHAFDAAYAKKLGVNLDNLLMSQPDTGEQALEITETLVRSNAVDVIVVDSVAALTPRAEIEGDMGDSHMGLQARLMSQALRKLSGVIAKSKTCVIFINQIREKIGVMFGNPETTPGGRALKFYSSVRIDLRRIASLKKGEEVVGNRVRASIVKNKVAPPFRKAEFDIMYDEGISKSGSVLDMAEILGVTQKSGSWVLYGEEKLGQGKENARVYLKENPRMMQKLEKEILEKSIK
- a CDS encoding regulatory protein RecX, with translation MEFDKIKARAKNNAYMLLRMRPRSESEIRSRLKLKGYGEALIEGIVGDLKRTSDINDEKFARFWVESRMHMNPAGSVVLKHELKRKGVSDAIIKAALEEKEKNYDEYELALNMGRERFERLKKLDRSKAIKRLYDFMLRRGFAYETVRRVTEAVIGQGRTEE